In the Kribbella sp. NBC_00482 genome, one interval contains:
- a CDS encoding acyltransferase family protein: MAVEPTRGRLHEVDLLRIVAAVSVMAYHYLFSAYAGGLSDLRFPHVDVVARYGYLGVDLFFTISGFVVLLSAWDRSPRSFVISRAVRLYPAYWIAVTLTTIVSVGLSQGRFPVSLPQYLANLTMFNSLPNIENVDVVYWTLWAELRFYAMILVLTWIGITARRVTIFCWAWLAATFVFQAGLLPHSTDLILNTQFSHYFIAGMALCLIHRYGATPQTLAIVAISLGNAIYRGVGFADRVGIRYHAELHRPVVVVIIVAIFAIMLAVALRLTHRFGRPWFAVLGALTYPLYLVHAHIGFVIFERLGDQVNHVLLAAATMLLMTGVAAALHYGVERPLAPRLKHLLDRGLPGRAVHALRK; encoded by the coding sequence ATGGCTGTGGAACCGACGAGGGGCAGGCTCCACGAGGTTGATTTGTTGCGGATTGTCGCGGCGGTCTCGGTGATGGCGTACCACTATCTGTTCTCCGCGTACGCCGGTGGACTCAGCGACCTGCGCTTCCCGCACGTGGACGTGGTCGCGCGGTACGGGTACCTCGGCGTCGATCTGTTCTTCACCATCAGCGGGTTCGTGGTCCTGCTCAGCGCGTGGGATCGCAGCCCGCGGTCGTTCGTCATCTCACGGGCGGTCCGGCTCTATCCGGCGTACTGGATCGCCGTCACGCTCACCACGATCGTCTCCGTCGGCCTCAGCCAGGGGCGGTTCCCGGTCTCGCTTCCGCAGTACCTGGCGAACCTGACGATGTTCAACTCGCTGCCGAACATCGAGAACGTCGATGTCGTCTATTGGACGCTGTGGGCCGAGCTGCGGTTCTACGCGATGATCCTGGTCCTCACCTGGATCGGCATCACCGCGCGCCGGGTCACGATCTTCTGCTGGGCCTGGCTGGCCGCGACCTTCGTCTTCCAGGCCGGACTGTTGCCGCACTCAACTGACCTGATCCTGAACACGCAGTTCTCGCACTACTTCATCGCCGGGATGGCGCTCTGCCTGATCCACCGGTACGGCGCGACACCGCAGACGCTGGCCATCGTCGCGATCTCGCTCGGCAACGCGATCTACCGGGGCGTCGGGTTCGCCGACCGGGTCGGGATCAGGTACCACGCCGAGCTGCACCGGCCGGTCGTCGTCGTGATCATCGTCGCGATCTTCGCGATCATGCTCGCGGTCGCGCTCCGGCTCACCCACCGCTTCGGCCGGCCGTGGTTCGCGGTCCTCGGAGCGCTCACCTACCCGCTGTACCTGGTGCACGCGCACATCGGCTTCGTCATCTTCGAACGCCTCGGCGACCAGGTGAACCACGTCCTCCTGGCCGCCGCGACGATGCTCCTGATGACCGGCGTCGCGGCCGCCCTGCACTACGGCGTAGAGCGGCCGCTAGCGCCACGTCTCAAGCACCTCCTCGACCGGGGACTCCCCGGTCGAGCGGTTCACGCACTGAGGAAGTAG